In the genome of Halobacterium noricense, one region contains:
- a CDS encoding DUF7331 family protein encodes MTDVTDHAAGDTHRHNDVPQLPEGEEVRDSVESYDTEDGVVFYDADNPLAWLKATNAVSLGDVL; translated from the coding sequence GTGACAGACGTGACTGACCACGCAGCGGGCGACACGCACCGCCACAACGACGTCCCACAGCTGCCCGAGGGCGAGGAGGTCCGAGACTCCGTGGAGTCCTACGACACAGAGGACGGCGTCGTGTTCTACGACGCCGACAATCCGCTCGCGTGGCTCAAAGCGACGAACGCCGTGTCGCTGGGCGACGTGCTCTGA
- a CDS encoding DUF7322 domain-containing protein, which produces MFDEEDADGDHDFLDDEPSDAEQELAPEVDVPSVDAPEIPDGSDAPAGLRRRFWTLVATFNVALLAVSLGLMFVAFRGRWQYGGLAVVLGLVLFAFGYWRYQRYTGDETNDE; this is translated from the coding sequence GTGTTCGACGAAGAGGACGCGGACGGCGACCACGACTTCCTCGACGACGAACCCAGCGACGCCGAGCAGGAGCTCGCGCCCGAGGTCGACGTTCCGTCCGTCGACGCGCCCGAGATTCCGGACGGCTCGGACGCGCCCGCGGGCCTCCGCCGGCGGTTCTGGACGCTCGTCGCCACGTTCAACGTCGCGCTGCTCGCCGTCAGCCTCGGCCTGATGTTCGTCGCGTTCCGCGGCCGCTGGCAGTACGGCGGCCTCGCGGTCGTTCTCGGACTCGTGCTGTTCGCGTTCGGCTACTGGCGCTACCAGCGCTACACCGGTGACGAAACAAACGACGAGTGA
- a CDS encoding DUF7346 family protein: MRTVRDDDGHHYLLLKQSSDSSLVRDPETGDERHVPNDDLEPADGDAPLDALATAVPEPARRVATACHDDWLLGLLVDLADRGPLAAREMLGAYDTCESDLLGGVTELRAAGLVDEATVNGERGYRLTETGSDGIAALRQN, encoded by the coding sequence ATGCGTACGGTTCGCGACGACGACGGCCACCACTACCTCCTCCTCAAGCAGAGCAGCGACAGCAGCCTCGTCCGCGACCCCGAGACCGGCGACGAGCGCCACGTCCCGAACGACGACCTCGAACCCGCGGACGGCGACGCGCCACTCGACGCACTCGCGACCGCTGTCCCCGAGCCCGCGCGCCGCGTCGCCACCGCCTGCCACGACGACTGGCTGCTCGGCCTGCTCGTCGACTTGGCGGACCGCGGCCCGCTGGCCGCCCGCGAGATGCTCGGCGCGTACGACACCTGCGAGAGCGACCTGCTCGGCGGCGTCACCGAACTCCGCGCCGCCGGCCTCGTCGACGAAGCGACGGTGAACGGCGAGCGCGGCTACCGGCTCACCGAGACGGGGAGTGACGGTATCGCCGCGCTCCGTCAGAACTAG